In one window of Methanoculleus chikugoensis DNA:
- a CDS encoding anaerobic sulfatase maturase, with translation MSRPDGEASPAFHVMAKPTGARCNLDCAYCFFRKKEGLYPESNFRMTDTVMEEYIRQTLAGHRVPHVTIAWQGGEPTLMGPEFFRRAVKVQKKYAGPRTRIENTFQTNGILLDDDWCRFFHDNNFLVGLSMDGPGEFHDVHRRDRWNRGTFDRVLKAARLLRKHRVDFNILCAVTGTNADHPLEVYRFFRDELSVPYIQFIPIVERKEEGNAVTDRSVRPDQWGRFLTGIFDEWIRRDVGRTFVLNFDWALAGWLNMAGTVCIFAPTCGLGVALEHNGDLYSCDHFVEPDHLLGNILTTPLVELVNSEKQRRFGTAKRDTLPRYCRECAFLAVCNGECPKNRFIETPDGETGLNYLCEGYKAFFSHADRPMRMVADLLRQGRCADEVMPVLAAEKKVPGRVGRNDPCPCGSGLKYRKCCGRQTAP, from the coding sequence ATGAGCAGGCCTGATGGCGAGGCATCCCCCGCCTTCCACGTCATGGCGAAACCGACCGGCGCACGGTGCAATCTCGACTGTGCCTACTGCTTCTTCAGAAAGAAGGAAGGGCTGTACCCGGAGAGCAACTTCCGGATGACCGATACGGTGATGGAGGAGTACATCCGCCAGACCCTCGCAGGGCACCGCGTGCCCCATGTGACGATCGCCTGGCAGGGGGGAGAGCCGACCCTGATGGGGCCGGAGTTCTTCCGGCGGGCAGTGAAAGTGCAGAAGAAGTATGCAGGGCCCAGAACCCGTATCGAGAACACCTTCCAGACAAACGGCATCCTCCTCGATGACGACTGGTGCCGGTTCTTCCACGACAACAACTTCCTCGTCGGCCTCTCCATGGACGGCCCGGGGGAATTTCACGACGTCCACCGGAGAGACAGATGGAACCGTGGCACATTTGACCGGGTTCTCAAAGCCGCCCGCCTGCTCCGGAAGCACCGGGTTGACTTCAACATCCTCTGTGCGGTCACCGGCACGAACGCCGATCATCCCCTGGAGGTCTACCGGTTCTTCCGCGACGAACTTTCCGTACCCTACATCCAGTTCATTCCCATCGTCGAGCGGAAGGAAGAAGGAAATGCGGTCACCGACCGATCCGTCCGGCCGGACCAGTGGGGGCGGTTCCTGACCGGGATCTTCGATGAGTGGATCAGACGGGACGTCGGCCGGACGTTTGTCCTGAACTTCGACTGGGCGCTTGCGGGATGGCTCAACATGGCGGGGACGGTCTGCATCTTTGCTCCGACCTGCGGCCTCGGCGTGGCGCTCGAACACAACGGCGACCTCTACTCCTGCGACCACTTCGTCGAACCGGACCACCTCCTCGGCAACATCCTCACGACACCGCTGGTCGAGCTCGTGAACTCGGAGAAGCAGCGGAGGTTCGGAACGGCCAAGCGCGATACGCTTCCCCGGTATTGCCGCGAATGTGCGTTCCTCGCTGTCTGCAACGGCGAATGCCCGAAGAACCGGTTCATCGAGACGCCGGACGGCGAGACGGGACTGAACTACCTCTGCGAGGGGTATAAAGCGTTCTTCTCCCACGCCGACCGCCCGATGCGGATGGTGGCCGACCTGCTCCGGCAGGGGAGGTGCGCCGACGAGGTGATGCCGGTGCTTGCGGCGGAGAAGAAGGTGCCGGGAAGAGTCGGCCGAAACGATCCCTGCCCCTGCGGAAGCGGGCTGAAGTACCGGAAGTGCTGTGGAAGACAGACGGCGCCCTGA
- a CDS encoding HdeD family acid-resistance protein: protein MVNTQFGAGTYESGAALAPSRWLVLLLGVIAVIFGVLFFIYPILTLEILVMFLGLYWLFNGIVAFIGLFTDKTGRGWKLLVGILGVLAGVLVLAYPLYSAILIPTVFAVIIGVEGLIIGAVYMVQGFSGAGWGTGILGILSIIFGLVLIANPLVAAVGLVLLLAGLAIVGGIAAIVVSFRLPG from the coding sequence ATGGTTAACACGCAGTTCGGTGCCGGCACCTATGAGTCCGGCGCTGCTCTGGCTCCGTCACGCTGGCTCGTGCTGCTGCTCGGCGTTATCGCGGTCATCTTTGGCGTTCTCTTCTTCATCTACCCCATCCTGACGCTGGAAATCCTCGTCATGTTCCTCGGCCTGTACTGGTTGTTCAACGGTATCGTCGCGTTCATCGGTCTCTTTACGGACAAAACCGGCCGGGGCTGGAAACTGCTGGTCGGGATCCTCGGCGTCCTTGCAGGAGTCCTGGTGCTCGCCTATCCGCTCTACAGCGCTATCCTCATCCCGACCGTCTTTGCCGTCATCATCGGCGTGGAGGGGCTGATCATCGGTGCGGTCTACATGGTGCAGGGGTTCTCCGGTGCCGGCTGGGGGACCGGGATCCTCGGCATCCTGAGCATCATCTTCGGCCTGGTCCTGATCGCAAACCCGCTCGTCGCGGCTGTCGGCCTGGTGCTGCTCCTTGCGGGGCTCGCCATCGTCGGCGGCATCGCGGCGATCGTCGTTTCGTTCCGGCTGCCGGGGTGA